Genomic window (Methanobrevibacter sp.):
TTCCAAGCTTTAAAACCACAGTACCAGTAATTACTCCAGCAGATGCCATCAGTTCAGATTTTATTCTTGATTTTTCAACATTACGGGTAAGACCAGATAATTTTGATAGATATTCCTGTTCATGATAGTATGACTTTAAATCCCTTATTGATTCAATGCATTCCTGCATGGAATCTCCGCAGTCAAGCAAATCATCCATAACGATTTTTGAACCTTTTTGAACCATGTTTCTTGAGATATACATTATTGCAAATGCCACAGGCACAACCCATAGGAGTGCAATGGCCAGTCTCCAGTCAAAAATCAGAAGTCCTATTGCTACAAGAATTACTGACACTATTGAACCGAGCAATTGAGGGATTGCATGAGAGAATACATGCTCCAAATCTGTGCAGTCATTCATTATTGTTGAAGTCAAATCTGCAAGGTCTCTTTTTTCGAAAAATGACAACGGCAGTTTTCTCAGGTTTTCACCAAGATTGATTCTTCTGTTTTCGCTTTCAACATAAGTGGTATTATAAACAAAATGGTATTGTTTCCATGAAAATGCAAATATTATTCCTAAAATTACCAGAATGGCCACTATAAACATTCCAAGATTTGCATCAACTATTTCACCACCCATTAATGGCCCAATCCAGATATATAAAAGCAATGCGTATAATCCTACAGGAAACATGAATGAAATGTTTTGAAGTGCAGTGTAGACTATTCCCTTAATCAGATTATCGGAACCGTCCTTTGTAAGTCCGAATCTTTCGGTGAAATATTCTGACAACATTATATCACCTCGCTTTTTACTTTCCATTGAATTGACTTGTTAAATTCATCCCACATCCTTGAGTATAAACCGTCATTATCAACCAATTCATCATGACAACCTTTCTCAACAATGCGGCCGTTTTCGACGACAAATATATTGTCAACGTTTTTAACTGTGGAAAGCCTATGTGCAATCATTATTACTGTTTTTTCCTTGGTAATCTCTGAAATCGCTTTTTGGATTAGGTATTCATTTTCAGGATCTGCCAGTGCAGTTGCCTCATCTAAAATGATGATTGGTGCATCTTTAAGTATTGCCCTTGCAAGTGCTATTCTTTGCTGCTGGCCTCCTGAAAGGTATGTTCCTTCACTGCCTATTACTGTATCAATTCCCTGTGGCAACTCATTGATAATATCATCACATTGTGCAAGGCTCAATGCTTTTAAAACCTCGCTTCTTGTGGCTCCTTTTCTTCCTATTGCCACATTGTTGTAAATGGAATCTTTGAATAACTTGGTATTCTGGAAAACAAATGAAATGTTTTCCATCAGCTCTTTTGTTGAAATGTCACGTACATCAACACCTCCAATCCTAATTGATCCTGATTTCACATCCCAGAATCTTGGAATCAATGATGCAATAGTGGTTTTGCCCCCTCCTGATGGTCCGACCAATGCAACGGAATCATTTTCATTAATTTTTAGATTAATATCATTTAGGATGTGTTCGTCTGATTCTGTTTCATCGTAATCAAATATCACGTCTTCAAACTCTATTGAGTGATTTTTTGGTTTTTGAGGATTGACCGCTTCAACCAATGGTTTTTCATTAAGGATTTCTTCAATGCTTTCAAGTGCATATCCTGCCAGCATCCAATCCTGTGATACTGACATGATTTTATTCATCATTACTGCACAAATTGGTGTGAAAATCACATAGAAGAGGAAATCCGCTAAAAATTTAACCTCAACGACAGATCCTGCAAGCAATATTCCTGCCGGAATCAGCAATGCGAAAAATCCGTTTATGGATACTGTAAATGCAGTCATTGGAAGTTGAGTTGACAAGGCATAGTTTGCAGAGAATTTTCCATAATTTCTGATAGCATCTATGAAGTTCTTGAATGAGTAGACACTTTGCTGGAATGCTTTTGTAACTGGAATTCCACGCACATATTCCACAGCTTCAGCATTCATCTTTTCCAGATACATCTGATATTGTGCCATTACGTTTTGTGATTCCTTGGAAAACATCGGATACATGAATATGAAACATAATATTATCGGTATCAGACATATTAAGCCTAAAACCCAGTCAAAACTGAACAATAATATTAGGAATGCTATTGGTGTGACGATTGCACCAACCAGGTCAAATAAGTTGTGTGCAAGAAAGCCTTCAGTTTTTCCTGTACTGAAATCAATGACTTTCCTAAGGCCTCCGCTTGTATGGTTTGAAAAGTATCCAAGCGGCAATTTAAGCAAGTGGTTTAGGGCAGCATCCTTCATGTTCTTTTCATTTTTAAAAGCAGACAAGTGAGTGCACATCAGTCCGCAGAAATTAAGTGCAATTCCTAAAAATGCAAAGAGAAATGCGTTAAAAGCATAGTCACTTATGTTTTGTGCTTTTGCAAAATCCGGAGCTACCATCAAAAGTGCATTAACCACATCCCATATAT
Coding sequences:
- a CDS encoding ABC transporter ATP-binding protein; its protein translation is MANTQNKNKFIRLLNYSGNYKYLTILGCILSAISAVCLLIPFIYIWDVVNALLMVAPDFAKAQNISDYAFNAFLFAFLGIALNFCGLMCTHLSAFKNEKNMKDAALNHLLKLPLGYFSNHTSGGLRKVIDFSTGKTEGFLAHNLFDLVGAIVTPIAFLILLFSFDWVLGLICLIPIILCFIFMYPMFSKESQNVMAQYQMYLEKMNAEAVEYVRGIPVTKAFQQSVYSFKNFIDAIRNYGKFSANYALSTQLPMTAFTVSINGFFALLIPAGILLAGSVVEVKFLADFLFYVIFTPICAVMMNKIMSVSQDWMLAGYALESIEEILNEKPLVEAVNPQKPKNHSIEFEDVIFDYDETESDEHILNDINLKINENDSVALVGPSGGGKTTIASLIPRFWDVKSGSIRIGGVDVRDISTKELMENISFVFQNTKLFKDSIYNNVAIGRKGATRSEVLKALSLAQCDDIINELPQGIDTVIGSEGTYLSGGQQQRIALARAILKDAPIIILDEATALADPENEYLIQKAISEITKEKTVIMIAHRLSTVKNVDNIFVVENGRIVEKGCHDELVDNDGLYSRMWDEFNKSIQWKVKSEVI